In the Thunnus albacares chromosome 10, fThuAlb1.1, whole genome shotgun sequence genome, aatGTCAACAcgtcatgaaaagaccaaaaccaacaaaccaTTAATGGGtttctcaatactttctgatgtcCCCTGTCTGTCCATGGCTCTCAGTCCTGAGCTCATGGGCTTCTACTGAACATGTAAGTCACCAAAATGCGCTTTCAGAAAAAGAAAGCTCAGCATTGTCAATTTTAGCTAATGTAACTTTAACATGAGTAAACGGTGCCTTAGttggggattttttttgcattctcAGATGTGAAGTATTTacggcagcaggatggtgtgtgtgtgggattgactcaaaataaaccacaccgcccatgttcatggtaatgGAGGAAcatgtctgatgtgtttttaatagttttaggaCAACAATGAGGGTCTATGGAATAGAGAGATAAGATATAAAAGGCTTTGGATACAAAGACAGTTCTTATTCATTGCTATGTTTGGTCTTTTCACAGCACTACTGAAATCTGTTTATtctatattctatatttatGTATTGAAGCATTTTAGCAAAACATCTTTTTCACAATCCATGTTCATGAATGCTGCTACAGTTTCAACAGCCTGCATCAGCTCAACCTTGCACACTATGTTCTTTATTGATCTACATTTTTTAAACcttaattttaattattctaAAGTTTAAATACCTCTGTTGCACTGACGCTACCTTATCACCAAAGCTCTGAGAAACACAACTGCATATCATCATATGTAGCATTTGAactgaaaagtataaatgtaactGTGGTGAGATGACAATTAAGGTCTTTTTATCCCTGCATCTTGTATTTGTTGACAATACCAGAATGGTTTAATTTCATAAGACTTACATCctttaacaaacacatttcatggACTTATTATTTAGTTTGCAGTTGAGTCAGAGGGGGAAAGTGAGAGCGCTGCAGCTAAACAACCATGGACTTTATGACATTGACGCTCTTATAATAACTACACTCAGCACTCAGAATAGCAAAACAGTCTTCTGGTGTTGATACAAGAGTGTAACTAACCACTACAGATAATACACTATGTATTTTGTCAGTATGCAGTATAGACAGGTGCATCTACAGCACGCACATATGAATGATgataaatttgaatttgtatgCAAAACTACTTTAGCTTGTCATTCAACTTTAAATAACAGCCTGATTGTGACTATCTGCCACCAGTAGCTTGGTCTGTGTAAAGATTATGTTAGATTTTATAGAGTAAAGTCTTTGCATATGATTATCCTAACAGTATGCTGGTAAACAGGAGATCAGCCAAGAGACATAGTGTACACCAACCTTGCTAAAAGATAAGTGCAGGAGAGGATGaacattactttattattattgtcttaCTTTGTGAactaaatgatcattttaacactaGATAATATAGATGGGTATATAAGTGTGTAGAGGCCATTTAAAGGAATATAAGGTATCATGTCTTGTGAATAGTAAAACATGCTCAAATATGAGTCTTATGAGTATTTggctccatctagtggccacAACACATCAGTCCTACTTCCTACCCGTTTGAAATGCAGTCTGTTCAAAGAACTCGCTGTCTGCCAGCTGTTCTCTGATTCTGCGCTCCTCATCTTGGGGTCGGGGGCTGGACGGCTCCTGTGAGGCAGAGGGACGGAGCGTGGCTGTCACCTCTTTGCGACCCAGAGCTTTCCGCTGGCTCTGCTCCGACACCTGCAGTCGGAACTTGTCGTACACCCCATAATGGCACGCCCGCACATCTCTGTGTCTGATTACTCTGCGAAGACATAGTAAATGAGATAGACGAGAAGCGTGAAATATGGGACACAAACAGCACTGAACGCTGGAAAGATCACACAGCATGTAATTACAAAGTTTCATGAAAATTAGAGCTGGAAGCTGTAAAGAACCACCTGACTTACAACTTAAACAGGAATCCAACAAGAACATCACTGATAAGACACCTGGCCCCTACGGTGCTATACCATTACAATCATGATACCTAAGAAACTCACATGTCAACACAACACTGTGGCTTGACAGCTCCAGTAGCGTCCACCACAGTGTACTTGTTTGGCGCTGTGCACAGCActgacaaagaagaaaaacacatagaTTATTTAAATCATCTGGGATATATACCAAACATAATAAAGCATACACAGAAACCCATATATGTAAATGTAGTTAATGAACTTCTCTGCCAACTGACCTTTAAACTTGAGGGCGAACTCATAGGGATTGTAGAGGGTGAGCACCTGCTTGTGAGACGTCTGCTCATCTGCGTAGAAGATGAGCTCAGTGGGGAAAACGAACACGGGAAGGCTTCCTTCCACCAGCTCAGGCTGtcgatgctgctgctgcattgGCTCCAGCTGAGCTCTTCCCCTTCCCCGTCCACGGTCTGCCTGggccccccacccctctctccaCAAACTATCAAGCTGTGTAAACTCCCTTTAGGTGAAAATGGCACTTCCTGCTATCAGCTCCTTAAGGCCATGACATGGTACTGTGAAAAGACACAGGTGGAGAATGAGTAAGTGCATTTACTCACGAGGCACTGGCATTCcacttatttacatttttattaatatttttactccactacatttctgaggaaaatatcacagttgttattcattttatttacccGATGGCTGTTGTTTCTAGTTACTATGAAGATTAATATATTGCATGTGACAAATTACATGTTTAAATTATAAGTTCACATTTGTTCAAGTCTGTCCCAAAACGACGCTCATACAGTTAGACAGTTTTTGGTGGCTGTAACTGTCTCTATGCTTCATACTTGCCATAAAGAGATTGCTTCCAAATGTGATTCCAATGTAACAGATGGCAGACAAAATACACAGTCCTTATTCTGTTTAAAATTCATCCCAATgcttatctgaagctaatatgaggcttcggCAGTCAGAACTGGTCAAATAAAGTGGGAATCTTACAAAGTTACAGTCAGCTTTGGTACAATTCCACCTTGATTTGTCTAACTTGGACTTCTGAAGCCTCATGTtggcttcagctgaactttaaaatgcttttttttcacttacatttGGATTGTGTTTGGATGGGATCTCCTTATGCCAGTATTGAGAATCAGCAACCAAAGACTATTTCAATGTATTATATGTAAGGCCTTGTTAGTAATATGTCcaatatataaagtattttGAGACggatttgaaaaaaacatgaaccaaTCCATTGAACTATAGTCCAACTGATAATGATACTGATGATTTTGAGGCAAATACCaaaatatcagaatcagaattgTCTTTATTgaccaagtatgtttacacatacaaggaatttaaCTCCTGTTTGGTGGGTCTCAATGTACTTACTAGAGCCTGACCTATATATCGGTCAGCCGAAATATCGGTCAGCCGCTATTATCAGCCAATATTggcctatcacagatatatctGTATCGGCATATATGTTGTCCGATATGCAccgatttttttttaagtcataaAGGCAGcaagtttaatatatatatgtacatatgtttttctgttctatgagtttttttatttgtagtcacaattattaaattcccagtgaagGTTACagtttcagtgcactgatgtaattttatacaataaagtttattgttaaactgtacaatatcatgcctccattacatatctttgtcacaagtgtttgataaccacatttgagggctcattgcaaaaaaaatgtgtttatgtatatattctgtatatataagatTCTCGGCCGATATATCGATATCGGAAtttttttactccctaataTCGGTATCAGCATTGGCCATAAAAATCCAGTATCGGTCGAGCCCTAGTACTTACACAaatataacaacacaacaatcgAAAATATACACAAAGAATGACTATATACAGCTGAAACCGTTTCTGTGAattgtaaacaggatacaaatagtgcaaagaagtgaagagtgctGTAGTCCGtggttatatacagtatatacaatctactcagatatacagtaatgaGTAAAGTATATTGCACAATTTGTATTTTAGcctaaataaatgtatatataatttGAAGGTACAGTGGTTATTATAGTgttatacatacacatatataatattGAAAAGTTTATACAAATCTACAAACAATATATTGGCTGACATTATCAGCACAATATTACAAGCCAATATATGTGTACCATTCTTCAGAACTGTACACTTGATGCATGATTTTAATGGGTTTTTAGCTTTTTAGGTTAGGTATCTCAGAGCTTTTAAGAGTTCGTGCAGGGAAATGATAAGAGAGGGCCACAGCAACTTGATTCTTGAAACTTTTTCAAGTTTAAGTGGCAGTTCAACAAGGCCAACAGCATTAAGTACACGCCATGTGGCTAGTCACGTGTCCGTGTGTGTTTACATCGTTATGTCGCAACACTTTTTCTTCTCCACGTAACCTTACACATAAAAAATCACagttaatttatcattttttcaGCAACACGGCTGTTGTGAAGTGGCTTTTCACTATCTACAGCATATTATTTCATGATTACGTGATTATCCAGCAAGCTTTATATTCGTGTGAACATGGTATTTAAGCATAAATGTAGGCTCCCGTTAAACTGCAGTGTAATCATAGGCTGAACcgtaaactgacaaaaaaatgaggTCTTTAAAACATATGTGTTGATAATACATTTCGGCAGTGTCATTTAGAACAAAATAAGCCATAACTTCTGTTAATCACTAACGGAACCCTGCagttttatgacattttcttGCTCTGACATTGTAATAACATAAGATAAAATAGTGTAAGGCTGTGTAATAGTGTTAACgttggctaacgttagccagcTAAGATAGCCACTAAACGTTGTCCTCACGCGGTgtcattacagaaaaaaaaacaaaagttgtttATGTCAAGAAAAAAGTCAAGGTGATACTTTACCTTGTTGTCAGCGCGTTTGTTTGTCTAAATGTTTGCGCTAGCGCCGGGGTTTGTGCTCCTGATCCCACcctgttgttgtttctcttcagctcttttttctttgtcaatGCAGACTTCGcggtgcatgctgggatggCGAAGGGCGAACGACAACGTGCAAGACGTCAACAAAACAGACGTAAATATACGTAAAGACACCAAACAAGATGTTTATTACAACTTAATGACGTGCCTGGGGGGAAGCATGATACACGAACgtataaagacacaaaaacactcaaagtGGAGTATTTCCTGTTGTCAATCATTGTAAACTGATAAATTATTGGTTAAGCAGCAGCACACATTCGcgtttttttctgaaaatatagctaattgttttttgtttttttttgaagtaTTACATCACGATGATAAGGACAATAGATCACACTTTACTGGTGTATTTCACGTTGCTCAGACAGAAAGTGAAAGGGTTGAAACACATCTTCACAGTCAGTTTATTGGATTGCCTCTATCTAATTTATCATTCTGTTTTGCAGTGGAGGCAAAATAAATGCAATTGTAAACGGTTTACTTATAAAGGCTGTAGGTAAATGCTGCATAAGGAAAGACCAGGTGACACTAATTCTACAGACATTGTGTCTTTGTTGGGCTAATATGACTTTCCATTGACCTTTAAACCTATTAGGCATTTTTCTAATCTCTTTTGATACAAAGTCCTTACAATGAATATACATTTGCAGTGCTATATGTAATTTTGTGGTAAAGTTGTAGATTAAGTCTTAAAACGACACATCAAGAATACCATTTAATGTAACAGagatgctgccttcaagtgctGTCGGATTTATTAAGATTATGAGAATAtgaccaaaccaaacaaaaattaAGGCGGGACGTGTAATGGTGTTACAGGCTTGATAATGGAAAATACTTTTCCTTTGTTAAAGTATCTtaatatatgtgtatttttcttcaagtttttgtttgtaaCCTAAAATCTTCTGTCTATTCCGACTCTTGATGAACAATttccaacaaaaatattttgttacttGGTTAGACCATGTTTAGCCAactattttaatgcattttaatgtatgTTGCAACCGTCCCTGGAGACCGTTGTTCCCAGGTATGGCGCTCGGTTGCAACACCTGACTTCCTCTCTTCAATGCAAATTAtgagtttattatcacatattTTTAATGATGTGGGTACTAAGCTGACAGGTGTGAGTTCAATCTATTAAAATTGTGGTAGTCTACTGTAGATATAGTCTCAGAGTAATTGAGCAAAATGCAATAAGTGTTGCAACGGCCCCCACCCTACCCCACTGCTGCACATGCCTGTCTtgatatattgtgttttttttgaggAGCCTTGAACTTAGCAATAGAGTAACAGAAgaaaggtttgtgtgtgtgtgtgtgtgtgtgtgtgcgtgtgtgtgtgtgtgtgtgtgtgtgtgtgtgtgtgtgtgtgtgtgtgtgtggaaggggTGCAAGGGAATAATTGGCAAGACATTTCGGGTGTGAGAATGACCTCTATCTACACCTGTTAACTGTCTGGTTTCAAGACAGGCAGATGTTTACATAGTAAGAACAACAAACATAATAATGGACACCAGAGCCATACAATCAGCTCATACACCTTGCTTTTGAATATCCACCCTGTTGGCATATAGAAAGATAAACATGAAGGCAAATGTACACAACACAAGCCATGTCGACCTcattatatatgtttatatagaGGGGGCGTGGTCAACGTGATCGGGCTGAGCCAATGGCGTTGCAGTGGAGGGAGCGGGGCGTTCCATTCGGTTAGGAGCAGAAGTTGAACAGCGCGAGCCGAGACAGAGCTCTGGAAAGGCGGTTAGAGAGAGGGCAGAGGCAACGGCCCCTTCTTGAGGGGGGGGCTTATTataacaaatatatacacacgtGTGAACTGTGTAGCCGCACGATAGGTCATATGTggataacaattatttttagaaaagcaTACAAACGCggctttacatttaaaatgccTATTTTACTTTTCCTGTTAGACACGTCCGCCTCTATGAATCAGCGCACTTATTTGGGTACGACGTATCTGGACGTTGCTAAAGGCGCGGTTGAGGTCTTTATGAAGGTAAAGGAATGATTTTACCCCCGACTTTTCTCAGCAAGTATGCACCTTTTGGTGAGCTTTAGGGTTCCTTGGGCAAGATCGGTCGAAAttaatatatgttgttttggttttcttgtttttgacaGCTGCGTGCCCGAGACCCGGCTAGTAGAGGCGACAGGTACATGCTAGTTACATTCGATGATCCACCATACGGAGTGAAGGTAATTAGCAACTGATACAATTATTACACTGTCAAGCCCAacgtttttttctgtcagtgagaCTTTATTGTCCTTCTGGTTTGTAGCCAGTGTCGGGCGGCTTCCCGGTGGCGAAAAAAACGTCTTTTTTTGCTCCAAATATCCGCAGACCCGGAGCTGCACTGCCTCCTAACATCCAGCGGacattttgcttttgtgttgagaaaactCTCGGGCGTCGAGATGGAGGCGGAGAGATTTATTATCGTCTATGACGTCGCTCTTTTTTTGACAGTACAATGTTTAGATTGGTCAAGGAGACCGCCAATCATCCTTAACCCCGCCCCTTGCATCATCCCCGCTTTCCTATTGGCCAATCTGGGCTGAAAGTTGATAAGCCCTCTTCATcatgagatttttttctgtatttttttatgtgagtTCGCTAGAAGAAAATTATCATTATTCATATGATAATTATCTGTCATGCCGATACTATGAGCATTAAAGCCCAGCATGCAAAAACACTATCGTTTTCCTCACACttcaaggaaaaaaatattcatgcaACCTGTGAATCACTTCAATAATTTCAGAGGCTTCATGTCAGCAAAGCTATCCTCGCCACTCATCTATTGACTTGTTTTATGACCTGGCACCCGTCTTTCTCTAAGCTTTTCATGCCCAATAAAATGCAATCCTTAAGTACCCACATGAATCCCTGAAGTCCCAGGTCTGCTTCAGTGGCTCTTCTGTAGTAGAAATCTCTTGGCTTTCTTAACTGTCAACAAACAACACTCTACTCTCAACACAGTATGCTGGAGGCTGACTCCATCCCATGTCATTAATGCTTGACGACACATAAAACACTCTGCATTCCTATTAAATTGTTAACATATATTTTTGCATGCCTCATAAACAAATTATTCTGCCAGAGCTTGAAAGTAATTAATTACTTCATCTTTAATAAGTAGTTGCTGGTATGAGGTTTAGAGATGATACAGAGGCATCATTTTTTGTATGAAGTACATTGCGAGTTACAAGTTTCTAGTAATAACTAGTTAATAACATATTTCTGGTTTTTATAATACTCTTTGAAATTTCAGAGTGTACTTCACTGCATCTTCCCAACAGCTGCAGCTTTTTATGGAGCCCCACTGTCACAGTCTGTCTCATGATAACTGAATAACTTAACtatgtaaaaataatgtaatattttgcaCTGCCATTTATCTTCCCGGGGATTAGGGATGCACTTTAAATGAATCATACAAGCTACAAAGAAAATAGGAAATGTGTAAAGAATTAGAAACATGTGCTAGGAGTAAAAATATAGAACTAGTAAGTTGAAAAGgagtaaaataaattatttttattttaccaaCTGATTTGAAGTAAAGTaaaacagctttttgttttagttgggtttttgttttttttttgtttttttacaaccaattaaaaatattttacttatgGTATCTGTATTCAGTTCAGTTATATATTTTTGACTAGTCTGTCTTTGTCCCTTGTTGGGCACCTTACATTTTGCTTTGAGAAAGGAAAAAGCTTTATATAGTTAATGTCTATATTAATCCATATTAGGTAAATAAATCTACATTGAAATGCTTTCTTGCATTGAAACACTAATGCATTATTATAGTCTGACAACCCTACATTTTGAGAAAGAAGTAGAGCTGTTTTTAGAAAACATGTAATTTGGTCAAAAATAATTCTGACCAAATTAAATTTATGAGTGTACTTCTATTGCAACGTACAGTGAACTTTCAACACTTCATTCCATAATTCATCACGTTTTTTAAAGATATGACTAGAATAACTATTTGAATACCAAGTTATGTATTCAATCAACTAATGTACAGTCTGGCTCAGTGCTAATATTAAGAGCTGTGTAAGAGGGGgctaaaatatatacaataactaaaGACTGACTTAgttataaaacatatataaaaacaaataaaagtagaaGGAGACTAGAGATATAACTGTGACATTATTAGTAACTGTCAGGCTCTTTATTGACCTCCAtattaaaacaggaaataaaaccaCGTTCAGCTCACTTACTCAGCACGTAAACCGTTATTGCATAATGATTATTGTGttgctgcaggtctgtgtgcaGGACAGGGTCATCATGACAAACTGCTGTGTGTGGATGCTGACATTCATGTGATGCTGCTTATTGTATTCAATCATCAAATTAACTTTGCAGTTTACCATGAGTCCAGATCATATCAAAACGTGGCCAAATAATCCAAGATCGTATCCTCCTCCCCTCAGGTGCTGATGTCTGAAGTGCTTTTCCCTCGTTGTAAAGTCTGTCCTCAACTCCTCTTCCTCATGcccttcctctctttgtctttgttgccTTCTCCTTTGTTGATTCTGCCTGCTTTGTGTACTCAGTATTATGATGAAAGGACAAGGTTATACTGAATGGGGCTACTCTGATTGCACAGTTACAGAGGCAATAAATTGTTGAtgtagagggagagaggaggaggttgggCAGgaagaaaatagaaatattctGTAGTCTGAATTATTGAGTGCAAGCTAAGCCTTACATTTCTGCTGGCCTACACAAGGGTCTATGTCTGGGTTATTACTCTGCTACTAGTCCAGTGAATGTGTGTTCACCGTCAGTTTTGCTTCAGCAGCTCAGTGATATTGCTCGTATGACCTTATGTCAACACATTGCGTTTTCCTAGAAATTCCACAGAATTCAAGATTTTGGAATGAGAATCCAAAACAACCAATCAACCAACATCTACTCACTGGTCATTCAGAGTAAACACGCTGATactgaagcttttttttctcttggtcTCCATCTCTCCGTGTCTTTAGCCTCTACCCCTCCCTCTCCTGATAGAGGAAGTGGTAAGCTTGCAGGTCATCCATAGATTAAGCATGAAGCTGCAGCAGTAAGGTACTTGACCTCTCTGGAGAAAAGTCCAAGAACAGTTTCACACCCACATCCTCTCCTGGGGGAGTATATCTCCGTGACAGAGGACAGGCAGCAGTGGGATGTGTATTTTTGGATGCTTGTCATGTATGAAATTAGACTCTTTAAACAGAACTATCCAGCTCAAACGTGGGACTGAACAGTCTGTATTTTCACAATATTATCTTCTATTTCCAGAGCCTGACATAACCTGATTTAATTTTATGGTTACTATTATGTTATGATAGATGCAGAATTAGTGGGTTGCTGAGATTTAAAGTCCTCTTGACATCCATCAGTTTGTGGTATGTCGGTGAACAGAACTCttagtgtttgtctttgtaattACACAGTATGGGtatctgtgggtgtgtgtctaTTTTGGTTTGTGGCTGTTCACCCTCCTCTGTGACTTCAGGCCTCCTCTGCTGAGCTGTATGGCTGTTTGCTATGCAGCACATTCAGCACACTgttgatgtatgtatgtatgtatgcatttcAGGCAGGCTGGAAGGAGAACCATGCAACCTTCATGTGTGAGCTGAAGAACCTGCAGGCATCTGGGCTGACTACATTGGGCCATGCTCTTCGCACAGCCTTTGACCTGCTTAACCTCAACCGCCTTGTCTCAGGCATCGACAACTACGGACAGGTATTTGACACCAACATCCTGTTCTCCAGTGTCATCTGTTGCCATGAGAGAAAAGTAGAATTACTCTCCGTAGtagtgtcagtgttttgtttgacaatcattttaattattacttttttataGAGCAAGTACTATAACTTCATAAAACCTTCAGACATCAGGAACATTTTAATATACACGCTGATAGATGAGATGATGACAAGGTTATGTTTTTGAGATCATGCAGTGATAAATTGGTTATGTTAATAGGAAAAATGAATCTGGCCACAGTGATCCAGTGAagaatttttattttgatattgacTGAGATATATTTTCCCCTCTGatgatgtgattttaatttctgtgagGATTAGGCATGTGAGACCACATCAGAAAATCCAACTTAACATTTAAAGTCATCAGAATAATATTGCGGTGGGACTAGAAGTAACTAGAAAGGCTTCGAAACAGAATAATGCTAGTTTTGATCCATGAAAAGGAAGCCCTGTTAAAGATTAAAGTTGTTCTAAGATGTGAATTTCAGTGCCGTATGTGGACTGcataaataaaggttttgatGAGTGTAACGAAGCTTGCAGTTGGCATTGCTTTATCGTAGAAGATTGACTTTTGATTGCAGTTTAATCCACTCCATCTTGCCTCAGTTAGCCCTGTCATCAGCTCCTGGCAAACATCTTTTCTGCTTGAAGGCAGAGATGGATTACTACGCTCAAGTAGTGACACAAGTTCTGTGCATCAGGAGTGTGTAAATCTACTTAGGCATTCTCTGTATGTTCGAATTAGACAAGGATGACCCCTACGGTACAGCAGTAGAGGCCTCTGTCCTCAACGAGGAGGACAAGGACACTCGATGCATTTGACACAAAGCAAAGATTATAAGCTGCAGAACACGGATCATATTAGTATCAAGGAGGTTTTCATAAATCTGATGCTAATACCACACTAATTACTGTTTAAGTCGAACTCTGTTCAAACATTCTACCTGTATTTCTCCATTTCTCCAAACATGAAAGACCTATTAGATTTTGTGTTTTAggagatgaaaatgttttgctaGACAC is a window encoding:
- the mospd1 gene encoding motile sperm domain-containing protein 1 — protein: MQQQHRQPELVEGSLPVFVFPTELIFYADEQTSHKQVLTLYNPYEFALKFKVLCTAPNKYTVVDATGAVKPQCCVDIVIRHRDVRACHYGVYDKFRLQVSEQSQRKALGRKEVTATLRPSASQEPSSPRPQDEERRIREQLADSEFFEQTAFQTESRPVAGGPSLLTVLLGLVCMAALMLPTLGEQESTVPVYLHLSVNKKLVAAYVLGLLTMVILRT